GATCTTCCAGTCCCCTAAGGCTTCTCTGTGGAGCTGTACACTTCTAGCAGGCGCTGATAGTCCTGAGGCCGGAAGCGCTGTAGGTACACAATCAGCTTGGCAGGTGCCGTCTCCTGCGCCAGCACACCTACAGGCAAAAGGAGAATGAGCAGAGAACCAGACAGAGCCGAAAATGCTTTGACTCCCCCTGCCCACGCAGCTGGACCCCAAAGTTGTTTCCAAGGCAGCACTGGGATTCCGAACACCGTCCAACCAGCTTCTCTAACTTGCCAGCCCACTCCCTGATTAGCCTAGGGAAGCGGGGCCTAAGAGGGCCACTTGAGGCAGCAGTGGGCCTGGGAAGCCAAGCATGAGCCTCTCCTCCAGCAAGAAGTGGTGAAAGGCACTCAGGCACCATGAAGACAGAGGGTGCCTCAATAGCGACTCATTTCAATTACTGCGTCTGCCCCCCAATCAAGATTAAAGCCTATCCAGCCAGGCCAAAGCTCATTAGCTTGGTAATGAAGCACATGCAGAGatgcacacagagagagaaaccaaGGGATGTAGGAAGAAGAGACGCAGCTACAGCCATGGGCTGGGATTCACGGGGAATTCTAGCCTGTGTGCTGTGGAGTCACAATAAGCCAGTGTCTGAATGTTAGTGCCTGGCAGCATGCCGGGCAGATAGCAGGGAACTCGCTGTGGGTTTGCTGGGGAGGCAAGAGCAGCGTTCCAGGGCTGTAAGGCCCGACGGCATGCACGACACTATACTCCTGTGGATGAACTGTGTACAAGGGAGCTAAGCCTGGGAATGGAAAAACTAATCTGCTAACGTTTGCCCCACAGTCACATAGACACAACGTTCTCGCCTTTTACTCAAGCCAATAGGACAAATTAAATGAGGATTTAGTTGTAAAAGTGAGAGGACAGGagttgggggaaggaaggatggatggaaagatggaaGAGGAGAACTGACAAAGAGAACTGAAGGACACTTGCAGTGACTAGAGGTATGAGAACTACATGAGACAACGACTGGGATGGATTAGAGACACATGGAAGGATTCAATCCAGGTTAGACAACTACTGCAAAAGAGGAAACCGGATTTGATAGAGCCCTAAGCAAACCGGGTCCTCTAGAAAATTGCTGAAGTAATTCCCCAGAAATAGCCTCGAGACCCTCCCCACTAACTGGCCCAGCGGGTACACCCAGAAGAGGAGCAAGGGAAGCACAGAAGGGCCTGTCTTCCTCACCAAGCATGCTGCTGAGGCTGTGGATCTTCTCCAGGGCAGCTGGGACTTCGGCCTCCTCTTGCACCAGGGCCTCTACCTCACCCACAGCGTAGCCAAAGTCAGCTGTATCCAGGTCCACCCTGAGCGGCCGCTCCTCTTCATCAGTTCCGCGCGGCACCAGTTTCCAGGCACTACGCTTAGTCACAAAACTAGCTACTTCCTGCAGCCCCAGCGGGCCCAGCACAGCAGCCACGCCTCCAGCCCCCGGGACTTCAGCCCTCAGCACCTCACAGAGCTGGGCCACAACTGCAGGCTCAGCTGTGAGTTCCATGTACTTAGTGTGGGGTCCTGAAACACTTGCTGCTCCGGGACATTTGAGCTCCCATCCACTGCCCTCTCGCTGTCGGAGCCAGTAGTCAGCCCGCATGAGGCCCAGCTCAGGGGTGTCATAGTAGCTGTCTCGGAAAGTGACTCGGCGCTCCAGGGTACCCCCCAATTCCTGCAGCCGCTCCTCTGTGCCAGGGCTGGGAACGAACTTTCGCTCCACTTCAATCAGGCCCTGGGCCATGCTACCTGCAATCAGTCAATCAACAAACATTGGCTGAGCTCCCAAAGACCCCTACCCCCGGAAGAAGTTAGGAAGCGCACACACTGTCACAGGGCTCTCTGTTGGgggcccttcctccctccctctgtgacGGATGGCCCCTTCTTGTCTCTGATGTTCTAAGGTTCAGCAATAGGGATAAGTCTCCAGTTAGACCCCTTCCACTGCTGAAAATGCCCTCAATCCAAAGGGCTCTCTAGAAAGCAGGTGTAGCGGGTGTCCTTTCAACGCGCCCGCTAGACACCATGCTACCCCGGGAGGACGGCGGCTCACTGCCGGTGGCGACCCCGCCCGATCCCCCCACAGCAACGGCCAGCGGAGCCTCGGGTCTCACCTCAAAGCCCCAGGATCTCCCTCTCGCGGGAcctggagaagggggaagggagccCACGCCACGCCCGCGAGGAATGCCGGGAGCAGTTCCTGGCCCCGGACCTCGGCCCGGTTCTCTGCACACCCGGGAGATCCCGGCACAAGCGGCCATATTAGGCCCGCTGTGGCGAAGCCGACGGCAGGCCGGGGCCCGACAAGCCTGCTAGCTTATGGGAGGCCGCAACCTCCGCGGTGGGCCGAGAGAGAGGCCATCTCCCTGCGCTCTGCTTCTCTTCCCAGACCCCTGCCGCTCtcgggggtgggggcggcccgGCTCTCAGGCCGCCGGCTGAGTCGGCACCCTGGGGCCCGGGTGCATGATGGGAGTTGTAGTTCCAAAGGGAGACTTTGCTTTCTTGCCCCACCCGTCGCTATGGTGACAGGAAAGCTGCGATTAACGCCAGCGGGACTCGACCTAAAGTTGAGAGAGTCGGATGGAAAAGGAGCTGAGGCCCCAGTCCTGTCTCCAACCCCCTCACCCCGTTGGCAGATGGGCCTGGAATACAAGCCACTCACTCAGACGCTGTCcagcaaatattttattaactagTATGGTGTCCCACTGAATGCAGGCCAGTGGGAatgagctaggaaaaaaaaaaaaaaggataactaaGACCAGTACAGCTATTCTAGACTCTGGAGTTTTAAAGGGGAGTTAATACATCCCCATGAATGTTCAGGAGAAGGGTGGATGGGAGACTTTGTGTAAGAGGAGGAAGTGATATTTTGGATGAAAACTAAAGACATGATGGAATTTCAACGGTTGGAGACCAAGATGGTGACAggaacagcatgagcaaaggctcAGAAGATGGAGAGCACCTGGCCCATGTgtaagaggaaagaaatgaatcTAGAAATACACTTGAGGGCAGGCTGGAAAAGGTTTTGAGTGTCAGACTGAGGAGTTTGTCCAGCGGCCCCTGAGCAGGCTTTGTCAGGAATAGGAGAAATACttatgttcatttaaaatataggaaGACATGAGAATGGCCCTTTGCTTTGGGAGACAAAATAGAGAAGGCTTCTTCTCCTTACTCCCTCCCAGGGCTATGATTAGCTGGAGGCATCAACTGCATGTCTGATTCTTTGAGTAAGGTAGCTTGCTGAAGAACAGTGGCTCTTGTCAGCTCCTGGGCCTGCTCCTAGGATGGGTGCGAAGTGCTAGGTTCTCAATACCTGTCCTCTCCCCagtatgtttctggaaacacGTGACCCATGGGAGGTACTGTGGAGAGGACACTGGTTTACAGACATGGCATCCTGAACTTGGGATCTCTTTAAGGCGTACCCCGCCACATCCTATGACAGGTACCAATGTGCAGAGAGGGGAGGGACCCCAGCCCCTAATTCCTTTCACTGGCCTGCTTTTCATCTGTCCTTTGCTTATCAGTTTTGTTGCCCAGAGGAAGAAGACTTAATCTCTTCTGTGAGTTATAAAGTCCAGTCCAGTAGGGCCAAGGCAGCagtttaaggaaaaggaaagaccAGACTCCAAAGCTAGACAGACCTGGAGTTGAGTCCCATCTTCACTTTACTGGTGTTTGGCATTGGGCTAGCAACTCCACCTCCCTaaacctctgttttctctttggtaaaatgtGGACTGTCTCACAGTTAAGTGTGAGGAATTCAGTGACAAACTGTCACATCACAGAGATTCAAAATGTtagtttctttctccttccttttttcctgtgaactccaggatttttttcttttaagagaagTAGGCTATAGCAGCTAGTGTGAGGTCTGCAGTCAGACTatcaggatttgaatcctggcgAGGTCACTTATtggccgtgtgaccttgggccagttaaTTAACTTGTTTGTGCCctggtttcctcaactgtaaaatgagactagttgtgaggattaaataagttaatatatgtaaaagtgcTTGGAACTGTCCCTATGCGGTCAATTAATTTTAGCAGCTATTGTTATTAGAATATAGGAGAGCTTATAGGAGCTGATAAACTGAAGATGAGGATGGGGAGCCAGCACCTCCGCTCCCCCCACCCAACTCTGGGGACTCTGTGACCACGTGGAGGAGACAGAAGCTCCCAGGGACCAAGACTAATTGCTGTGGAAGATAAGGTTCTAGTGCCCAATTGGAAGGGACAGGAACTAATAAAGCAAGAAGAAGGGAGTGAAGAAAGAGAGATAGGCCTCGAGTGGCTCCGGGAAGCTGGCAGAAGCCAGGACTTGCTCTAGAgctgatttaaaacaaaattacaaaacacGTGTGCGATTtctgcaggcagaaggaagaggaggagaagacagGAAAGTGTTTAAAGGAGCCTGCCCTCTTTGCAGGCACCGGCTTGGACCTGGCCCCACAGTCAAGCAGGTGGCCGGGACCGCTGTCCGCCTGTCCTCGGGCCTCGGGTCCCGCCCACAGTCCAGCCAAGCAGGCGGACACAAGCTCTAGAAAcggggggccggggcgggggcgggcggaCTACAACTCCCGGCATACTCCGCGGCGGGCGGGCCGCTGCACCTGCTCAGTGGGGCCGCCCCGGGCGCCTGGGTATTgattattccattgtgtgggACGCCTCGGCTCCAGCCAGTGAATGAGGCGGAGGAGTGAgggcgaggaggaggaggaggaggaggaggaggagggcgaggaggaggaggaggagggcgaggaggaggaggaggaggcagggagCGAGCGAGTGCCCAGGGTGAATCAATGGAAACCCCCTCACGAAGCCGGGAAAACACTTCAGCCGCAGCCAAATAGCATTGATTATTTTCCTTCACTTCCCTCACCGccgtgaatttatttatttattttttccatctccgTCCCCGACGCCCCGGAGTGAgcgctggagggagggaggaggaggggaaaaaaaggaatcaacACATCGGAGAAGTCCCTTCCAAgagccaccccctcccctccccgcctcgCGCTGCTGGGCGGCCGCGGTTCGACTCCCGTCCCTGCTTCCAGCTGAGGTGTAAGTGCATCGATTTCCGATGCTgctgggttggttttttttctcctctccctctctcttcttcccttccttgctCTTTGGAAGCTTGAGACGGAGGGGAGAGGAGGCGCTCGGAGACTGCCTCTGGAGGGCACGGAGAGGGACGGgaagggactgggggaggggacccGGACGGACAGACGGACACACCGAGAGCCTGAGGAGAAGGAGGGACAGGGgtatgggagggaaggagagggcctGCGAGCGAGAATGGGGTGAAGAGAGAGATGCCGGGGTGGAGGTAGAGACGGGGAAGGGAAAGGTTTCGAGGCTGGACCGGGAGCCAGCCGGACAGATGGAGGGTAACGAGAGCCTAGACGGGCCGCGCCGAGCTGTGCAGGGAGCGGGGGTCCCGGAGGGAAGGGGAGGCCGGGGAGTGCGGGGGCTCGGAGCTGTCAGTCTGGAGGCGCCTGGGTCTCGGTGGCCCCCCGCCGGCCGCAGGATGGGGGAGGAACGGCGGCTAGCAGGCAGGCAGATGGATGGGCAAGCGcgctgggggggtgggagggtgggagaggacgTGGATACCCTTAATCTTCGATCTTAGGTTTTGCCAGAAGTTGAGTTGTTTGTTGGTTTGGGGgggttgggttttctttgttttgttttgttttggaaaggTGTGAGTAGTAGGTGAGGGGA
Above is a genomic segment from Pseudorca crassidens isolate mPseCra1 chromosome 1, mPseCra1.hap1, whole genome shotgun sequence containing:
- the THTPA gene encoding thiamine-triphosphatase, which gives rise to MAQGLIEVERKFVPSPGTEERLQELGGTLERRVTFRDSYYDTPELGLMRADYWLRQREGSGWELKCPGAASVSGPHTKYMELTAEPAVVAQLCEVLRAEVPGAGGVAAVLGPLGLQEVASFVTKRSAWKLVPRGTDEEERPLRVDLDTADFGYAVGEVEALVQEEAEVPAALEKIHSLSSMLGVLAQETAPAKLIVYLQRFRPQDYQRLLEVYSSTEKP